One window of the Montipora foliosa isolate CH-2021 chromosome 4, ASM3666993v2, whole genome shotgun sequence genome contains the following:
- the LOC137999149 gene encoding carbohydrate sulfotransferase 1-like, with product MFKRRFRRFRRCFIPAFFFASMLISLFSAIMFFSHYINMPQVEMQAGTEGDTQVHFLGIRQDQYLGSKSHREQTEGNKSGKRQNLIIVAHGRSGSSFTGNIFNHHPKVFYLFEPYQTAERIHGKLNPFDKDYEEKSLKWMNGLLQCNFVSDRHVQDLDHYYRVKGKNTRETQASVALSSPPFCSYNTSDSLWTSETCQSNFDKRMLEQACRTKYSMTVVKALFGRMPQMNIKHLIKMCDSSSEFDCKILFLVRDPRGIIPSSQAVNFFRDKDRIGLAKTREFAYLNCKGTEENLDILRTLTPRWRKRIKLLRYEDLVLNPSKNLPQILEFADLPMDEGLSKWFYLATHKGETNEVQKAHPWRQDSAEGANRWRWKVMPYDITVIEHYCQHVMKLLGYKRLNLSYEKQRNTSFSLLEENFEAARWLTE from the coding sequence ATGTTTAAACGAAGATTTCGACGATTTCGCCGTTGCTTTATACCGGCTTTCTTCTTTGCATCGATGTTGATATCTCTCTTTTCCGCTATTATGTTTTTCTCTCATTACATTAACATGCCACAGGTTGAAATGCAAGCGGGCACTGAAGGCGATACGCAAGTCCACTTTCTTGGTATACGACAAGATCAATATCTTGGAAGCAAGAGCCATCGCGAACAAACTGAGGGAAACAAAAGTGGAAAACGacaaaatttgatcatagtcgCTCACGGTCGCTCTGGTTCGTCCTTCACCGGCAATATATTCAATCACCACCCTAAGGTGTTTTATTTGTTCGAACCGTATCAAACAGCGGAACGTATCCATGGCAAATTAAACCCGTTCGACAAGGACTATGAAGAGAAAAGCTTGAAATGGATGAACGGCTTGCTACAGTGTAATTTCGTATCAGATAGGCATGTTCAAGATTTAGATCATTACTACAgagtgaaaggaaaaaatactcgTGAAACCCAAGCTAGCGTTGCTTTATCATCGCCACCATTTTGTTCCTACAACACTTCTGATTCGTTATGGACAAGTGAAACCTGCCAAAGCAATTTCGATAAAAGAATGTTGGAGCAGGCTTGTAGAACGAAATATAGCATGACGGTGGTCAAAGCTCTATTCGGTCGAATGCCTCAAATGAATATTAAACACTTGATTAAAATGTGTGACTCATCGAGTGAATTTGATTGCAAGATACTATTCCTGGTCCGCGATCCTCGAGGGATCATTCCGTCTTCTCAAGCGGTAAACTTTTTTCGCGATAAGGACAGAATTGGTCTAGCAAAGACAAGAGAGTTCGCGTACTTAAACTGCAAAGGAACCGAGGAAAATCTCGACATCCTAAGGACGTTGACCCCGAGGTGGAGAAAGCGAATCAAATTATTGCGTTATGAGGACTTGGTGCTGAACCCTTCGAAAAATCTTCCACAAATATTAGAATTTGCAGATCTCCCTATGGATGAGGGCTTGagcaaatggttttatttagCGACTCACAAAGGTGAGACAAATGAAGTACAGAAAGCTCATCCATGGCGCCAAGATTCCGCTGAAGGAGCTAATAGATGGAGATGGAAAGTCATGCCGTATGACATCACTGTCATTGAACATTACTGCCAACATGTCATGAAATTGCTGGGGTATAAACGACTGAATCTTTCGTatgaaaaacagagaaatactaGTTTTAGTCTTCTTGAAGAAAACTTTGAAGCTGCTCGATGGCTAACGGAGTGA